One part of the Microlunatus elymi genome encodes these proteins:
- a CDS encoding monovalent cation/H+ antiporter complex subunit F codes for MSVLTLHQVISAIGILALGTAALLAIIRIARGPSILDRVVATDVLIAIVIAGLVIEEVINRHTTTLPVILVLSLVGFAGAVSVARLVAAREAPRLVSVGDDADARSDDHDRFVGHHDDGSADDHDDAGERP; via the coding sequence ATGAGTGTGCTGACACTGCACCAGGTGATCAGTGCGATCGGCATCCTCGCGCTCGGCACCGCTGCTCTGCTGGCGATCATCAGAATCGCCCGCGGGCCGAGCATTCTCGACCGGGTGGTCGCCACCGACGTGCTGATCGCGATCGTGATCGCCGGGTTGGTGATCGAGGAGGTGATCAACCGGCACACCACCACGCTGCCGGTGATCTTGGTGCTGTCACTGGTCGGCTTCGCCGGTGCGGTCAGTGTGGCCCGGCTGGTCGCCGCCCGGGAGGCGCCGCGACTGGTGTCCGTCGGGGACGACGCCGATGCCCGGTCCGATGATCATGATCGTTTCGTCGGCCATCACGATGACGGCTCGGCCGATGATCATGACGACGCGGGCGAGCGACCATGA
- a CDS encoding Na+/H+ antiporter subunit E, which translates to MITPRKSAERKTRARFHPPMIIMCALIWVLLWGELSIFNVVAGALLGVLIGLVFPLPSIAGAGRFRPIGLARLLASLIFDLVRSSVAVVILILRFGDQPRNAIVGVQLRSRSDLYLTQTAEMVSLVPGTLVVEARRSTSTLYLHVLNVRGEDDLELARRIVRTNEARVIRAFGTRAEIEALKTGAPMPGVPDQTANGPGGEQR; encoded by the coding sequence ATGATCACGCCGCGGAAGTCTGCCGAACGGAAGACCCGGGCGCGCTTCCATCCGCCGATGATCATCATGTGTGCGCTGATCTGGGTGCTGCTGTGGGGCGAGTTGTCGATCTTCAACGTGGTCGCCGGCGCGTTGCTCGGCGTGCTGATCGGGCTGGTCTTCCCGCTGCCGTCGATCGCCGGGGCAGGTCGGTTCCGGCCGATCGGGCTTGCCCGGCTGCTGGCGAGTCTGATCTTCGACCTGGTGCGTTCCAGCGTCGCGGTGGTGATCTTGATCCTCCGGTTCGGAGATCAGCCCCGGAACGCGATCGTTGGCGTGCAACTGCGCAGCCGGTCCGACCTCTACCTGACCCAGACCGCGGAGATGGTGTCGCTGGTCCCGGGGACCTTGGTGGTCGAGGCGCGCCGATCCACCAGCACGCTCTACCTGCACGTGTTGAACGTCCGCGGTGAGGATGATCTTGAACTGGCCCGCCGGATCGTGCGCACCAACGAGGCGAGAGTGATCCGCGCCTTCGGGACGCGGGCCGAGATCGAGGCGCTGAAGACCGGTGCGCCGATGCCCGGCGTGCCCGATCAGACGGCGAACGGCCCGGGAGGTGAGCAACGATGA